From Bombus vancouverensis nearcticus chromosome 15, iyBomVanc1_principal, whole genome shotgun sequence, the proteins below share one genomic window:
- the Paip2 gene encoding polyA-binding protein interacting protein 2: MKMKIPNNRSGNDYGNETGIISYMDNSFESEIDVQGTEESDFSEYLWMENEEEFDKEVIQQLMEEELTEECLKAMWEDERQHERNTNSIAWSTATSMPENGAELCQQLNNLKMHDDLAKQSTLNPNAAEFVPAFKSAVTSVSTPPEVTAESS; the protein is encoded by the exons ATGAAAATGAAGATTCCAAACAATCGTTCGGGGAACGATTATGGAAATGAAACAGGGATTATTTCCTATATGGATAATAGTTTTGAATCTGAAATCGATGTACAAGGAACGGAAGAGAGCGATTTTTCTGAATACCTTTGGATGGAAAATGAGGAAGAATTTGATAAAGAG GTGATCCAACAATTAATGGAAGAGGAGTTGACAGAGGAATGTTTAAAAGCAATGTGGGAAGATGAAAGACAACATGAACGAAATACAAATTCTATTGCTTGGTCCACTGCTACTAGCATGCCTGAGAATGGTGCAGAACTTTGTCAGCAACTTAACAATCTAAAAATGCATGATGACCTTGCTAAGCAG AGTACATTGAATCCAAATGCAGCTGAATTTGTTCCAGCATTCAAATCAGCAGTAACATCTGTAAGTACACCACCAGAAGTTACTGCAGAATCATCATAG